AAAGTGATGAAAGATGAATAACTTCATATGCTATACTCTGTTATGGAGAGTCATTTCAAGATGGATGTTCATGTCGAATTCAATGAAATAGAAGTGAAAAGAGCtgaagaaagaagaatggaacgaGAAAGACATCTAGCTGAAGAAGCCACCCAAAAGAACAAAGGTGTGATTGACGATACTCAAGAAGCTGGTGGATCATCAAGTCAACCTGAGATTGGTGGTTCATCAAATCAAGAAGATATTGAAATGGTTGAAGCTGTAGATGTTCAAGAACAAGAAAATATTCAAGAACAAATTGATCAAGACTTCATGATGGTTGGTGATGCTGAAAATGTTCAGGAACATGTTGATCAAGACTTCATGATGGTTGGAGAGTCTTCTGAGCCTTTGGATGCTGAAAATGTTCTTAGAAAGGTGTTTGTTTTTCAAAGAAAGAGAAAGGCTAGAGAAATGCTTTTACTAGAGTGGAAGACAGATCAGTTTGTGCTTGTTGGTAATGCCTATCCTGTGCCTTACAATGTTCACGAAGTTGCTCGTGAAATGAAAGTCAAAGAAAGGCGAAGAAAGGCAAAGAAAGCTCGTGGAGAAATCGTTGATGATGACTCTGATGTAGAGCTATTTGGCGATGATGACGAAGAAAATGAAGATGATAATGATGAAAATGATGACAAGCCTGATGATCATAATGATAAAGATAATAagggagatgatgatgatgatcagggTGCTTCTGGGTTATTGATCAAAGATCCAATTGTTCAAGAAAGAATTAATGAGCTGATGAATGATGAAATCAATGAACAAGAGGATGACGTACAAAATGAAGCTTCATCATTAGGAAAGCAACATGCTGATCAGGTATTCCTCTCAAACCCAACTATTATTTACTTGAATGTTCCATAAGAAGGTGAGGTTGAAGTTAGAAGAACTAGAGCTGAAATGCTAGAAGAGTTGGGGTTAGAAGAAGGAAAGTTTAAGTTTGATATTGAGGATGAGATTCCTCAGCCACCAGCGAAAGACTTCGAGCCCAGATATGCATATGAAGCAGATCATTATGATGATGTAATTGTTGAAGATGCTTCAGATTCTTCCGAAGATGAAATTGATTTTCACTATGCTGGGGTTGATGAAACGTTTCCTTCATTGGCTGAGATGTTTAAAGacaaaaatgaagaagaaattaAAAGAAAGATTGTTGAAAAGATCTCCACAGAAGGTGTTCCTGAAACTATTCCGAGAGAGATTCTtgaagaagaaagaaagaaatggttcaaaAATATGCCTAAAGAAAGAAAAACTCTTAGAGCTCTCCAGTACTTCACTCACAACAAAAATCTATCATGGGGAGATATTATATCGTGGGGATACCTTGAAGATCTCAAAGTATATGCCATCAGGAGAGAAGAGGGAGTTCAATACTTTGAGTTCTTATCTGATATTAGTTCTCTACGGTGGTGGGATGTGGATGGATTGGTAAAGACAAAGAACATTAAGCAGTTCTACTATGGTTCTGAAGTTAGACAACATGATCAAGATTTGTGGAACTACATCAAATTGCAAGCAAATAATGGCTATCCTGATTGGAAGCCACAGTATCCAAGGCAGATTGTCACATACTTGGAAAACGGAGAAAAAGATATAACTCTGGATGTAAAGCTGCCCAAGTGTCTGAAGAACATGCCTCTCAGAGCCATCGAGCAAGATTTTCATGATTTATTTCAAGGATGGTTTTACAATGAAATAACAACTGAGGCAGTTATCTCTCTTTATGACAAGTCCACTGGAAAATCCCGAAGAATCAGTATATTGGATCCAATGTGGCTTGTTAATTGCTCAAAGAAAGACATTGATTGCATGTTCCTTAACAAGATCGTTTATGAGAAGAGAGACAAAGCTCAAGCAATGCAATATCAATCAATTGTAGATGTTTGCTTCGCTCAAGACATCAATTCAGGTAGATATTGGAAGTCTAAATGGAGAGACATTGAAATTGATGAGTTCTTGAAAAGATACAAGCGCAGTCAAAGATCTAAGGAGATAGCTAAGAGAGCAGCTGAATTGGGAAGACGAAAAATGGGGTATGTACCACCAACAGATCAGACGCCAATTGAATCTGAAGAAAACAAGATTCCAAAATGGGATCGAAAGCGTGATGGTGACCCAGAATACAGGAAATGGTGGATGACTGAAGGTAGACACAAAAGACGAAAAATGTTAGAAGAAAGAGAGGAAAAGAGAAGACAAAAGGCTAAAGAGCGAAGACGGAACAGGAAGTAATGAAGACTATgctggaaggaactacagctacatccgagggggagtttgttagtacaataacgtctgtagcttccgtcagtaTGCGGTCATGTTTTGTAATGTCTGTAaacaatatatgtatatatgtatgttagATAGTTTAGTAGATCAGGATATGGCGCATAATTGTTAAGtgctgacttttgttgaccatgctaaccgatcggctagcccagccgatcgaacaggcaaacatatcgaacagcatgttcgatcgaacagcaggtcagccgatcggctagcactcaCTCTATCCTGATGCTACTGCCTATAAATAGCTAGCCGAACTGTTCATTTGCAACTTTTGCTATTTTGACTCTCTGGCGAACTTATGTCAGTCTGACCTTTCAAAGGAGCTTGTATACTTTCATAATCGATTAATGAAAGATCAAACAGTATTTCAGAGTTGAATTTGTAATCGTACATCTGTAGTttgattcaatgaattccgcgcattgatcATATCCGATTCATCTACATTCCAGACGATCAGATCCTGTTCACAAGGGACCCACACTTCTACTGTAGGATAAATcttgtcaatgacataagaagcacatgagtaacttttcaataatcTGTTAACCGTCTCAGTTTCTATTCTTtgagtttccaatttttgttcAAGTTAAGCACACTTTTCAATGTACTGGTTGATgattttctgctttgtcatgaatgCTCCATTGAGTGTCCTCATAGCAATCTCTTGTTCATTGCTTGACTTGTTATATTGATTCATGGatttgtttaaaacatcataagattctttcaatcggttcatgttatgaa
Above is a window of Helianthus annuus cultivar XRQ/B chromosome 14, HanXRQr2.0-SUNRISE, whole genome shotgun sequence DNA encoding:
- the LOC110906779 gene encoding histone chaperone ASF1-like: MESHFKMDVHVEFNEIEVKRAEERRMERERHLAEEATQKNKGVIDDTQEAGGSSSQPEIGGSSNQEDIEMVEAVDVQEQENIQEQIDQDFMMVGDAENVQEHVDQDFMMVGESSEPLDAENVLRKVFVFQRKRKAREMLLLEWKTDQFVLVGNAYPVPYNVHEVAREMKVKERRRKAKKARGEIVDDDSDVELFGDDDEENEDDNDENDDKPDDHNDKDNKGDDDDDQGASGLLIKDPIVQERINELMNDEINEQEDDVQNEASSLGKQHADQVFLSNPTIIYLNVP